The genomic region TGGGAAAAGTATTTACATTGAGCATGTAGAAAGAGGAATAATAGCTTGAAGACAGTTAATTTAATAGAGAATGAGGTTTATTCTCTAAAACGATTATATGGGGACATTAACTTTAAAGATAAAAATTTATAGGCAAGTTCTTTCTAAGAGGAGCTCTAGATTGGTTTAACTAAATTTTATTAATTAGTTATAGCTTAAAAGAAGGCGAGATACTTAAAACAACCTTTATCTCGAACTGATCCTAAATCGAAATATAGCAACATAATTTACATTTCCATATAACACTAAACCCCATGTTATATATCATTTACATGGGGTTTAGAATTGAAAGAAATCATCAATATCTTTTGTTTTATCTACTTTTTGAACGGTGGCCATGATCTTTTTCATTACTCTAGGAGTTGGAATATAACCTTTGGTGTTACAAACTCGCCAAATAGTGTTTCGGGAAACACCACTTCGTTCAGAAAATTCACTTTGTGTAATTCCTTCTCGATCCAGCCAACGACCAAATTTACTGCGATTCGGGTTACGCCACCAAAACACATCTCTCACTCTCCTTTTTTATTAGCTTGTCCACTTTGCACCAAATTGAATCAAAAGTGTTTGAAAAATTAGGAATAAGGAAGCGTTTTTAGCATAGAATAAGAGAAATAAGATTCCTCTACACATGTTGTCGATATTTTTGTCATAATCATATAGCATGAATACAGTTAAGACCGCCTTATACACTGATACATAATGGGCGGTCTTTGTTATTGATATTCTTTGAAATTGGGTTTCACACAAAAAAACCTTTTCCCTCTAGGGAGAGGAAAGAGGTTTTTTTGTGAATATTAGATAACGAGATGCCACCATTTTAGCAAATCATTTTTCAAAAAAGGTTTTTAACCACTTATAAAAACTTTTCTTTTGTTGTTGTGCTTTTTTTAACGCCCGAATCTCGCGAGCCATTGAAATTAATTGACGTTCGCGTTCTTCAAATTTTGCATCGATATAGCTTTGTATCTCTTTCATTTGTGCTTCGAGTGGTTCTAGGATAAGGGTTTGTTTTTCAGTTGAAATGTTAGGTGGAGTGTTTGGTATTTGTACTAAGTTAAATTTTTTTGCAACGGTTATAACAGCTTTTTCTAAGGTCATTTCGGGATGGGCATAAATTCTTTTTAGTTCATGAAAGATAGTAACGTCGTCATTTGTATAAGCTAATCTGCCTTGTTTTTTAGTAAATTGCACACCAATTTTGGCAAAATGGAAGTTGTACTTTCGGATAGTTGCTATGGACAAACCAAGTATATCAGCTAATTCTTCGGTGGTATATGCTGCTTCTGCGGTTATGACTCTCAACATATGATCACCTCCTCTTATCAAGAGAACTATTCTAGGTATATACGTTAAAACCTTCAAATAATAAGAGGACCATATTTGGTGTTTTGCCATTTTGCCGTTAATATACCAAGAAACAGTCTTGGCTGAAAATAAGCTAGTACGTTCAACTATTTAATTATTTCATAAATTAAATAGTTGCCCCAATCCCTCATTACAATGGTTTCTCCTGCATTAGCTTCTTTCCGTAACCACTTTTCATCTTCGTTCACATTTTTTTAATTCATGTTTTACCGTTAATAATCGACAGCCCAGTATTCTCATAGCCATGGGATAATTCAAGTCCATGTCTTGATATTTGGGCTCTCTTTTTCATCTTAAGTCAAGATGTTCTCCCTCTAAACCATTCTACTCTCACTTTATTTACTTTTGATATTCATAGACAACAGGAACTTGATCCATTTTGACTGTTTTAGCCACGACATAACGGCGGTATCCATCTTTTAAGATCTTTGATCCTTTTTCAATCGTCAACGGCTCATCTAAACGTCCTGTACGCTTCACAAAATCGATAACCTTTTGCGTTTTTTCAGGGTTTGGGCGTGTCTTTAAGAACTCTTCAGGAACGATAATATCATCAAAGTTCAATAGATCCTGAGTTCCCTTCGGTTGGTTTGATAGTGTTGTCTTTTTTTCCTCAGCCTTTTTCTCTTCTGTAGGTGCTTGTTGTACTTCTGGCTGAATAGGCTTTACTTCTTTCTTCTCTTCCTTTGCTACAGGTTGAGAAACAGGTGCTTGTTCTTCTTCCTGTTTAGTAGGTTCCGTATTCTTTTGGTCTTGAGAAGGCGCAGATGCCTCTTGTTTAGGTTCTTTTTTCGCATCTGACTGATTCTTCTCTTTATCATTTTTGTTCGGGAGAACGGTAATCTGGAAACAAATCACCCCTACTTCACCAGGACATTCATCTATCGGAATATCCAGCGTTGGTTCCCCTTGAATTAAAATCTTTTCATGCATGATGCTTTTCTTCGTGAGTCCAGTTTTATTAAAGGCTTTCTTCGCAACAAATACGGTATACGAAATAAACGTACTCTTCTTCAAGCCTTTAGGCGCAGATGGTGACCCTTTTTCACGCATATCAAAGGCAACGTAGCGATCATATTCTCGTAGTGGTCCTGTGGCTGATCCGGTTAACGTAATTTTATGTGGCATAATAGTCTCCTCCTGCGTAGATTCTTAGTTATTGTTTATTTAGAACACAGTTCTAAATAAACAAAGTATATTAAAACATCAGCTTCTAAGAGATTTCTACTTTTTTTGATTAGGAAGCTGTGTCTTTTAGTTGATTATGTTGGCGCAAACATTCTTGTTCTTCTGGCGTTAAAGCTTGTCCTAAGTCCTGTTTCACCTGAGCTATCTCCAACAAGCTATACGTGGAGCTGTGCTCCTCCAACAAGCCCTCTTCTTCTAGTGTTAGCTCCTGTCCTAAATCTTGCTTTAACTGAATCATTTCAAGCTGTTGATCCAAAGAAATCTTTGATTCTTTTGTAACTTTTTCTTGCTGCTGTTCAGCTTGTAACCAATCGGGAACCAATTCTTTACGGATAATACGTTTCGGTTTGGCCAATGTTGTTGTTTGACTTTCGTTATGTATAACTTCTTGTTGGTTTGCGTATACTGATGAATAATCCTGCCCTTTAGGGTTTACCAATTCATAGAATTGATTTTTCGCAATTTGATAGATTAATCGACACATATCCCCTAGGGATAAAGAATTGCCTTGTTGATTAGCTTCATGGACATATTTGTCTAATCCCACAATGGATGTATACGCAATTTCATGGACTTGTTCTTTCACAATCTCAATCTCTGTATCTCGTTTGACAGCTTTAGCAGCATTTTGAATACGAGCATAGAAGTCTTGCAGTCGATGCCCATATTTACCTGCATAGACTTGATTGACTTTCTTAGGCACACCTTTGATATAGGTGAAGGCCTGTGAAACAGATATTAAATGATTATTTATATGATTTACAGGTAAATCAAGGTTAATAAAGGCATCAGGTGATTTATCGGCCTCTAAGCCTGTCATATCAACGTTTTCATCACTTTCTGGAGACGTCACAGGACGTGTCACAGGAGTGGTCATTTCTTCTTTTTCAAGGCTTTGTACACCTGTTGTGTCATGGGCGAAAAAGATTTCGTCGCAAATGTGATGAAAGTTCTTATGGCTTTTAAGGATAAATACATAGCTATCAGGGTGAGTTCCTGTTGCATCCTCTTTAATGTAACGTGCCACAAGTACAAACGGAGTCGCTTTTAACGAGCGTACAAAACGAGAAACCGTACTTTTGGAAACATTAAATTTCTTCATAAGTGTTTCAGAACGGATCGCTTGAATGCCCGTAGCCACTAGGTTATAGATGACGTAATCGAGCATTTCCATCCTCTTTTTAGGGAATTCTTTATGTATGGCTGATTGTTGTTGTTTAAAGTGGGTACGAAGACTTTCTAAAAACTCTTCTTTCTTTCTCCGAAGTGTGGACTTGTTGGTCCATAACCATTTGAACCGTCCATTGAAGGTATCTACATCTTTTAAATAGCAGGTTAATATCTTTGTCATTTGTTCATCGTCTCCTTTAAGGAACACAAAAAAGACACTGTTTCCCTGGAAAAAGGAAAACAATGCCTTGATTTTGATGAACTAAGCTCTTGAAATAGATGTCAATTTCATATAAAATAAAAACATAAGTTTTATTTTATAGAAAAACTAAATCTATTAACAAGAGACTTCGACAAGTGTTTTCCCTACCGTAATTAGGGTGAACGGTTTAAGAGTGTTGCTGCACTACTTAAACAGTTGAAGTCTTTTTTCTATTCCGGTCATTTTTGTTAGTTTAATTATAGCGTTAAGTAGTCTCATAATTCAATAAAAAAATAGTAAAATATATCAAAACAAGTATATTTAGCTACGCAGATACCACATTAATGTAGAGATTGAGTCCATCATATATGAGATTTTTAGTTTTGGGGAGGGGAAAAAAATTCCCCTCCCCAATTAGCTTAGAATATGTTAAAATTATTGTTTTTTTATATCAAAAACGTTTAAATTATGTATATCTTGAAATGAGAATAACCGTTTTAGTAAGTGGAGACCTACCATATAAATAAAAGAACCCTAACGATTAATTCGTTGGGGTTCTTTTATTTACCAAATAGTTTTGAGAAGAAGCCTTTCGATTCCTGTTGTTTGTCAGCATGAAGTTGCCGCATAGTATCTATTAACATTTGATCACGTTCAAGTTGTCGTTTTTCACGCTCTGCTTCTTTTTCTTCATTAGTTGCCGCCGTTTGTCGTATTACTTCGGCCATTGCTTGCATAGCATTTGCCATTTTTTCATTTTGACGTGCTAAATCTTCATTTTGTGATTCTAGCGTTTCAACTTTCGTTAAGATAGTTTTGTATGCTTCAGTTAATTGCGTCAAAACTGGAGCATTCTCATTTGTTTCCCCCTCGACAACAATATCATGACCTTCCGAAGCAAGCAAAGCGCGAATATAGTCATTAGGATGCCCTTCAGCTTTCAAGTCTTCTATAAGTGACAACACAGGAAAAATAGATTCTTTGTATTTCTTTGTCCGACCTTTTCCGACGGTGTGCGGTTCTACAAATTCCTTATATGTATGGAGCCAATCATAAACGCTAGACCTTGAACGCCCTAGTTTGTCTGCTATTGCCGTTAAGGAATACACTTTTTCGTAATCCATTACAAAAAACCTCCTTTGAAAAATACATCGTGACATAATGATAACATAATAGAAACGTTTTATACCGTACAAAACAACATTTTGAACAAATAAAGACATCGAGAAAACAAATGGAGTCGTACAAAACAACATCTTGTACATCTTTCGGCAAACCTTCGGACAAATGACGATGTTAGTTGAACTTGTTCGAGGGTTGGTTTAACTTGTCCGGAGTGTAGTGCGCATGTCGGAAAATTAAGTTCACCTCAAGTTCGCCTTTGGTTGAACTTGAGGTGAACTTATTCGAGAATACAAAGCGTGGTTTGTATTCTGTAGTGGCATTTACCTTTATTAAATGTAAAATTGACACAGCCTTAAATATAAACTTCAGATTAAACACAGGTTAGTTAATTTACAAAGGCGAAGTGTACTGTTGGAAAATTAGATATTTTAAGTTAAGGTTAGGGTAAACTTACTAATTTTTATAAATAAGTATAATTATAGATAGGTTAGAGGGGGTAAACTATATGAAAGTATTGAAAAATAATGTAACTAAATTCATTATATTTTCTCTTATAATTGGTTTGATTATCGCTTTTATATTTACGATAAAAGGTTTGCTGTTACAACTCTTAGGGGTGACACTGCTTATTGTTGCAGCAATTATTTGTATTCTTTTATTCTTTACTATCTTCGGCCCAATAATATTAGGAGTTCTTGCAATTGCAGGAGCAATCTTAGGTTTTTTCTTAATTATCGGAATAATAGGTTGGATTTTTATGTAAAAAACAAGACTATTGAACGTTATTTATCTAGTAAAAAAGTAAATTAAGGAATAATATTCATTTTATGTTAATAAAAAACATTTATT from Priestia megaterium harbors:
- a CDS encoding MerR family transcriptional regulator, with amino-acid sequence MLRVITAEAAYTTEELADILGLSIATIRKYNFHFAKIGVQFTKKQGRLAYTNDDVTIFHELKRIYAHPEMTLEKAVITVAKKFNLVQIPNTPPNISTEKQTLILEPLEAQMKEIQSYIDAKFEERERQLISMAREIRALKKAQQQKKSFYKWLKTFFEK
- a CDS encoding helix-turn-helix domain-containing protein, with the protein product MDYEKVYSLTAIADKLGRSRSSVYDWLHTYKEFVEPHTVGKGRTKKYKESIFPVLSLIEDLKAEGHPNDYIRALLASEGHDIVVEGETNENAPVLTQLTEAYKTILTKVETLESQNEDLARQNEKMANAMQAMAEVIRQTAATNEEKEAEREKRQLERDQMLIDTMRQLHADKQQESKGFFSKLFGK
- a CDS encoding plasmid stabilization protein produces the protein MPHKITLTGSATGPLREYDRYVAFDMREKGSPSAPKGLKKSTFISYTVFVAKKAFNKTGLTKKSIMHEKILIQGEPTLDIPIDECPGEVGVICFQITVLPNKNDKEKNQSDAKKEPKQEASAPSQDQKNTEPTKQEEEQAPVSQPVAKEEKKEVKPIQPEVQQAPTEEKKAEEKKTTLSNQPKGTQDLLNFDDIIVPEEFLKTRPNPEKTQKVIDFVKRTGRLDEPLTIEKGSKILKDGYRRYVVAKTVKMDQVPVVYEYQK
- a CDS encoding helix-turn-helix transcriptional regulator, with translation MFWWRNPNRSKFGRWLDREGITQSEFSERSGVSRNTIWRVCNTKGYIPTPRVMKKIMATVQKVDKTKDIDDFFQF
- a CDS encoding replication protein gives rise to the protein MTKILTCYLKDVDTFNGRFKWLWTNKSTLRRKKEEFLESLRTHFKQQQSAIHKEFPKKRMEMLDYVIYNLVATGIQAIRSETLMKKFNVSKSTVSRFVRSLKATPFVLVARYIKEDATGTHPDSYVFILKSHKNFHHICDEIFFAHDTTGVQSLEKEEMTTPVTRPVTSPESDENVDMTGLEADKSPDAFINLDLPVNHINNHLISVSQAFTYIKGVPKKVNQVYAGKYGHRLQDFYARIQNAAKAVKRDTEIEIVKEQVHEIAYTSIVGLDKYVHEANQQGNSLSLGDMCRLIYQIAKNQFYELVNPKGQDYSSVYANQQEVIHNESQTTTLAKPKRIIRKELVPDWLQAEQQQEKVTKESKISLDQQLEMIQLKQDLGQELTLEEEGLLEEHSSTYSLLEIAQVKQDLGQALTPEEQECLRQHNQLKDTAS